In one Gopherus evgoodei ecotype Sinaloan lineage chromosome 1, rGopEvg1_v1.p, whole genome shotgun sequence genomic region, the following are encoded:
- the BLZF1 gene encoding golgin-45 isoform X1: MRARPRVTRKCLRRGAEVRGGGSVGWLVGSRTRRVAARFGRSLSHRAPSAKGEKMTSLGKKADYVSSPIRGPGDGMETEQPPKTVEVVAGAHNRSRHAHHSPHKKAISSLSPGVLQLGKIHSDKSVEIEAVRILVPKAAITHVVPTKNAKVAKSLGHHKGEDFSQSDGVTEPNKELLELKNAVEKLKNSERRLLQDKEGLSNQLRVQTEVNRELKKLLIASVGDDLQYHFERMAREKNQLILENEALGRNMSQLSEQLERMSIQCDVWRSKFLASRVMADELTNARAILQRQTRDAQSALQDLLSERDQFRQEMIDTQKLLEELLVSLQWGRQQTYYPSAQHHTTAELAAVNHKLAKAVSSHLLGNVGTNTPKKTSPSTEFCNTPAEKMAEMVLRVLDPVACTEASAEVPFSEPSPPSFFSTKKNIGRFHPYTRYENITFNCCNRCQGELIAL; encoded by the exons atTTGGTCGTTCTCTCTCCCATCGAGCTCCATcagccaaaggggaaaaaatgacatCTCTGGGGAAGAAAG CCGACTATGTCTCGTCACCCATCCGTGGACCTGGAGATGGCATGGAAACTGAGCAGCCACCTAAAACTGTGGAAGTAGTTGCTGGAGCCCACAATAGAAGTCGTCATGCCCATCACAGTCCACACAAGAAAGCTATCTCTTCCCTGAGTCCTGGAGTTCTCCAGCTAGGGAAAATACACAGTGATAAATCAGTGGAGATTGAAGCTGTTAGAATACTGGTTCCGAAAGCTGCTATAACTCATGTTGTTCCTACCAAAAATGCTAAGGTGGCTAAATCCCTGGGACACCATAAAGGAGAAGACTTCAGCCAGTCAGATGGAGTCACAGAACCCAATAAAGAGCTGTTGGAGCTAAAAAATGCAGTAGAAAAGCTCAAGAATTCAGAAAGGAGATTGCTACAGGATAAAGAAGGTCTTTCCAACCAGTTACGGGTACAGACAGAG GTGAATCGAGAGCTGAAGAAGTTACTTATTGCTTCGGTTGGGGACGACCTGCAATATCACTTTGAACGCATGGCGCGTGAGAAAAATCAGTTGATCCTAGAAAATGAGGCCCTTGGCCGGAATATGTCTCAGCTGTCTGAACAGTTAGAGCGGATGTCTATACAGTGTGATGTGTGGCGCAGCAAATTCCTAGCAAGCAG AGTCATGGCTGATGAGCTGACCAATGCCAGAGCAATTCTTCAACGCCAAACCCGGGATGCACAAAGTGCACTTCAGGATCTGTTGAGTGAACGTGACCAGTTCCGTCAAGAAATGATTGATACACAGAA ATTATTAGAAGAGCTGCTGGTTTCTCTACAGTGGGGGAGGCAGCAGACTTATTATCCTAGTGCTCAACACCACACTACAGCAGAACTAGCAGCAGTGAACCATAAACTGGCTAAAGCAGTGAGCTCCCATCTTCTTGGAAATGTTGGCACTAACACTCCAAAAAAGACTTCCCCATCGACAGAGTTCTGCAACACTCCTGCTGAGAAAATGGCTGAAATG GTGCTGCGAGTGTTGGATCCAGTTGCCTGTACTGAAGCATCAGCAGAAGTTCCCTTTTCTgagccttccccaccctccttcttTTCCACAAAGAAGAACATTGGTCGGTTTCACCCATACACCAGATATGAAAATATAACTTTCAACTGCTGCAATCGCTGCCAAGGAGAACTGATAGCCCTTTAA
- the BLZF1 gene encoding golgin-45 isoform X2 codes for MTSLGKKADYVSSPIRGPGDGMETEQPPKTVEVVAGAHNRSRHAHHSPHKKAISSLSPGVLQLGKIHSDKSVEIEAVRILVPKAAITHVVPTKNAKVAKSLGHHKGEDFSQSDGVTEPNKELLELKNAVEKLKNSERRLLQDKEGLSNQLRVQTEVNRELKKLLIASVGDDLQYHFERMAREKNQLILENEALGRNMSQLSEQLERMSIQCDVWRSKFLASRVMADELTNARAILQRQTRDAQSALQDLLSERDQFRQEMIDTQKLLEELLVSLQWGRQQTYYPSAQHHTTAELAAVNHKLAKAVSSHLLGNVGTNTPKKTSPSTEFCNTPAEKMAEMVLRVLDPVACTEASAEVPFSEPSPPSFFSTKKNIGRFHPYTRYENITFNCCNRCQGELIAL; via the exons atgacatCTCTGGGGAAGAAAG CCGACTATGTCTCGTCACCCATCCGTGGACCTGGAGATGGCATGGAAACTGAGCAGCCACCTAAAACTGTGGAAGTAGTTGCTGGAGCCCACAATAGAAGTCGTCATGCCCATCACAGTCCACACAAGAAAGCTATCTCTTCCCTGAGTCCTGGAGTTCTCCAGCTAGGGAAAATACACAGTGATAAATCAGTGGAGATTGAAGCTGTTAGAATACTGGTTCCGAAAGCTGCTATAACTCATGTTGTTCCTACCAAAAATGCTAAGGTGGCTAAATCCCTGGGACACCATAAAGGAGAAGACTTCAGCCAGTCAGATGGAGTCACAGAACCCAATAAAGAGCTGTTGGAGCTAAAAAATGCAGTAGAAAAGCTCAAGAATTCAGAAAGGAGATTGCTACAGGATAAAGAAGGTCTTTCCAACCAGTTACGGGTACAGACAGAG GTGAATCGAGAGCTGAAGAAGTTACTTATTGCTTCGGTTGGGGACGACCTGCAATATCACTTTGAACGCATGGCGCGTGAGAAAAATCAGTTGATCCTAGAAAATGAGGCCCTTGGCCGGAATATGTCTCAGCTGTCTGAACAGTTAGAGCGGATGTCTATACAGTGTGATGTGTGGCGCAGCAAATTCCTAGCAAGCAG AGTCATGGCTGATGAGCTGACCAATGCCAGAGCAATTCTTCAACGCCAAACCCGGGATGCACAAAGTGCACTTCAGGATCTGTTGAGTGAACGTGACCAGTTCCGTCAAGAAATGATTGATACACAGAA ATTATTAGAAGAGCTGCTGGTTTCTCTACAGTGGGGGAGGCAGCAGACTTATTATCCTAGTGCTCAACACCACACTACAGCAGAACTAGCAGCAGTGAACCATAAACTGGCTAAAGCAGTGAGCTCCCATCTTCTTGGAAATGTTGGCACTAACACTCCAAAAAAGACTTCCCCATCGACAGAGTTCTGCAACACTCCTGCTGAGAAAATGGCTGAAATG GTGCTGCGAGTGTTGGATCCAGTTGCCTGTACTGAAGCATCAGCAGAAGTTCCCTTTTCTgagccttccccaccctccttcttTTCCACAAAGAAGAACATTGGTCGGTTTCACCCATACACCAGATATGAAAATATAACTTTCAACTGCTGCAATCGCTGCCAAGGAGAACTGATAGCCCTTTAA